Proteins encoded together in one Terriglobales bacterium window:
- a CDS encoding beta-propeller fold lactonase family protein, translated as MDAATGALKPLAGAPFAAGDGPSAIAADPQGRLVFVAGDGSVTGARGSNCTLVHSTILSETVDRSSGALTRSDNKTLDGVCARAVTVDPASKDVYIATTRFGASDGEIEGFAIGAGGSLTPLPGSPLLVNGTATGLAMHPSGKFIYAATDSGVLVVDRDPLSGALLQAGDFNTAKHKLALNPAGTFLAASELNSNEVSEFHVDPTTGNIAATDIRAQAQNPLGVAADPMGKFFAVTEETDTTTFAGGVSMFLLNDATHELDKISGSPFSSGLGTVDVAFDPSGAYVYAVNRQDVTASGHGTVSGFVVDRASGMLQPVPGTHFATGDFPASLAVVQPK; from the coding sequence ATGGATGCAGCTACCGGAGCTCTCAAGCCGCTGGCCGGCGCTCCATTCGCCGCGGGGGATGGTCCCAGCGCGATTGCCGCCGATCCGCAAGGGCGATTGGTGTTCGTGGCGGGAGACGGGTCGGTTACGGGAGCGAGGGGCTCGAATTGCACTCTGGTCCATAGCACAATCTTGTCGGAGACGGTCGATCGCTCCTCCGGCGCACTGACCCGTAGTGACAATAAGACCCTGGACGGCGTTTGCGCGCGTGCCGTGACGGTAGATCCCGCCAGCAAGGATGTGTACATCGCCACTACCAGGTTCGGCGCGTCCGACGGCGAGATCGAGGGGTTTGCGATTGGCGCCGGGGGTTCACTTACCCCGCTGCCCGGATCGCCCCTGCTGGTGAATGGAACGGCAACCGGCCTGGCGATGCACCCCAGCGGCAAGTTCATCTACGCGGCTACCGACAGCGGAGTCTTAGTCGTGGACCGCGATCCGCTCAGCGGTGCGCTCCTTCAGGCCGGCGACTTCAATACTGCCAAACACAAACTCGCGCTCAATCCGGCAGGAACTTTCCTGGCCGCCAGCGAACTGAACAGCAACGAGGTGTCTGAGTTCCATGTGGATCCAACCACGGGAAACATTGCCGCCACGGACATCAGGGCACAGGCACAGAACCCGCTCGGAGTGGCCGCCGATCCTATGGGAAAGTTCTTCGCGGTGACCGAGGAAACCGACACCACGACCTTTGCCGGCGGAGTGTCCATGTTTTTGTTGAATGATGCCACGCACGAACTGGACAAAATCAGCGGCAGCCCATTTTCATCAGGGCTGGGGACGGTGGACGTCGCTTTCGATCCGAGCGGAGCTTACGTGTACGCAGTCAATCGGCAGGACGTGACCGCCTCCGGCCACGGCACGGTTTCAGGGTTTGTCGTGGACCGCGCGTCGGGAATGCTGCAGCCGGTTCCCGGTACGCATTTTGCGACGGGCGATTTTCCGGCTTCACTGGCGGTGGTCCAACCGAAGTAA
- the queD gene encoding 6-carboxytetrahydropterin synthase QueD: protein MFEVSVEDSFAAGHALRGYRGKCENPHGHNYKVQITLSGEDLDGIGLLYDFKDLKQAMNQIIERLDHQFLNDIEPFRQLNPSAENMARYFYQEATSHLKQATAGRVKVKRVKIWETDTTTATYFE from the coding sequence ATGTTCGAAGTCAGCGTGGAAGATTCGTTTGCAGCCGGCCATGCGCTCCGCGGGTATCGCGGCAAGTGCGAGAACCCGCACGGGCACAACTACAAGGTCCAAATTACGTTGTCGGGCGAGGACCTGGACGGCATCGGCCTGCTTTACGACTTTAAGGACCTGAAGCAGGCGATGAACCAGATCATCGAGCGCCTGGACCACCAGTTCCTCAACGACATCGAGCCGTTCCGCCAACTCAATCCCTCGGCGGAAAACATGGCACGCTACTTTTACCAGGAAGCGACGTCGCACCTGAAGCAGGCTACGGCCGGGCGGGTGAAGGTGAAGCGAGTGAAGATCTGGGAGACGGATACGACCACCGCGACCTACTTCGAATAA